Proteins from a genomic interval of Lolium perenne isolate Kyuss_39 chromosome 1, Kyuss_2.0, whole genome shotgun sequence:
- the LOC127343548 gene encoding uncharacterized protein: protein MAATAAAAVSVVSGTTRWCPTPEQLMILEEMYRGGLRTPNSTQIQQITAHLAHYGRIEGKNVFYWFQNHKARDRQKLRRRLCMSHHLLSCAHYYAAANAGHHHHLLGAVAPMQQQHQPQYYSASCAGGGFDQHLLPAAVPAPAAYAAAGYGYPAFAAATAPTTSRCAPGVNPSPQNPLSSTSFSYQGGGGSPEYSLGRLGSFGVVVEEDTCRSSRYEQQLPVQMEDAAPAATGMFCRPLKTLDLFPGAIKEEQRDVV from the exons atggcggcgacggcggcggcggcggtgtcggtGGTGTCGGGGACGACGCGGTGGTGCCCGACGCCGGAGCAGCTCATGATCCTGGAGGAGATGTACCGGGGCGGCCTGCGCACGCCCAACTCCACGCAGATCCAGCAGATCACGGCGCACCTCGCCCACTACGGCCGCATCGAGGGCAAGAACGTCTTCTACTGGTTCCAGAACCACAAGGCCCGCGACCGCCAGAAGCTCCGCAGGCGCCTCTGCATGAGCCACCACCTCCTCTCATGCGCTCACTACTACGCCGCGGCCAACGCCGGCCACCATCACCACCTCCTTGGCGCCGTGGCTCCCATGCAGCAGCAGCACCAGCCGCAGTACTACTCCGCGTCCTGCGCCGGCGGCGGGTTCGACCAGCACCTGCTCCCCGCCGCAGTTCCGGCCCCGGCGGCTTACGCCGCTGCTGGGTACGGCTACCCGGCGTTTGCTGCGGCCACGGCGCCGACGACGAGCCGGTGTGCCCCCGGCGTCAACCCCTCGCCGCAGAACCCACTTTCGTCGACGTCCTTCAGCTACCAG GGAGGAGGCGGATCGCCGGAGTACTCGCTGGGGAGGCTGGGAAGCTTcggggtggtggtggaggaggacacGTGCCGGTCGTCGCGCTACGAGCAGCAGCTGCCGGTGCAGATGGAAGACGCCGCGCCGGCGGCGACGGGGATGTTCTGCAGGCCGCTCAAGACGCTCGACCTCTTCCCCGGCGCGATCAAGGAGGAGCAGCGCGACGTCGTCTAG